Below is a genomic region from Leptospira yasudae.
ACTTTTATAAGCGAGAAAGAGTTCCGCCGCCATAAAAAAGAAACCGACCCCTTTCCAAGAATACGAATCGGAACGAACCAAACGAGACCAACCGGGAATCAAACCTTCCGCAACGACGGCAACCTTCGATTTTTGTTTGGGTCCGGACGAACGTACCGATTCTTCGTTTGGATTCGGTAAAAGCGGTTTTACAAGTTCGTCTTTTTCTTTCGGATTTTTGTTTTCCGTTTTTTGGAAAGAATTTTTTGACTTGTCTTGATTCGAAACGACGGACGAGCTCTTCTCCGGAATCGAATCCGAAAAATGGACCTTCTGCACTTCTTGCAGGGAGAATCGTTCGATCTTCCCGTTCTTATAACGAACTTCAAATCCCGAAGAGATAATCTTTACGTTCACATTCTCGATCTTTCTGCCGTTTTTAAGCAAAATGGACTTCGCGCTCAACGTAAAAATAGGAACCAAAAACGGGATTAAGATCAGAAAAAAAATCAGGAATCGATTCAACATTTTATTTTTTTCCGATTTCGTTGGCACTTTTCAAAAGGTCAACTCGTTAATAAAAATAGATGAGCCGAAGTTTCGAAGAGCAAACTTTTGATTTCGACGGATTGTATTCGAGAAATTACGAAAAAATTTATCGATTCCTTTTAAGCAAAGGAGCATCCGTTGAAGAGGCCGAAGAAGTTTGCCAGGAAACGTTTATCAAGGTACTGCGTCATTGGGGGAATTACGATCCCGAAAAAGGGAATGAAACTTCTTGGATCATAACGATCGCGAAGAATCAGTTCTTGGACTTGGTTAAAAAGAAGAATACGGTTCAAAATAAGGAAATCGATAACTCGCAGTCGTATCTGGAAGCGGTCGCAACGGCGAAAAAAAAATCGGAAGAAGAAGACGAACAATTGGATCTTCTTCGAAAAGAGGTCGAACAATTGCCGGAATTGGAAAGGAAAATCATTCGATTCCGGTTTATGCAGAAATGCACGATCCAGGAAACGGCAAACTCATTGGGAATTTCGGTGCGTACGGTAAATCGCAAGACGTACGCATCGTTACAAGTATTAAGAATGAAACTGCAACGCGCAGATTTCGCTTTTGAAGGTGATTAGGAGAAGCAGAATGTCAACGAATCAAAATCAAAGCCGAAGAACCCAAATGCAGCGCGCGTTGGCGAACGAAATGACAAGAACGGAGCTCTTGGAATTTTTAAATGATCCCCGATCCAAAAAAGAATTCTTCGAGCTGATGAAATTAAAAAACAAAATCGGATCGCTCGAACCGAGCCTTAAAAAA
It encodes:
- a CDS encoding LA_0442/LA_0875 N-terminal domain-containing protein → MLNRFLIFFLILIPFLVPIFTLSAKSILLKNGRKIENVNVKIISSGFEVRYKNGKIERFSLQEVQKVHFSDSIPEKSSSVVSNQDKSKNSFQKTENKNPKEKDELVKPLLPNPNEESVRSSGPKQKSKVAVVAEGLIPGWSRLVRSDSYSWKGVGFFFMAAELFLAYKSYVYLKAPTPGSEADLPPSPQMLLAFLLRDSNLTSVAFLNSTYSNSQKVVVSDGTMMERDRYFQERQMYVSAFVFVLILDAFLGYRHEFGNVIPSFNVSFQHKEVSGGITIRF
- a CDS encoding RNA polymerase sigma factor, whose translation is MSRSFEEQTFDFDGLYSRNYEKIYRFLLSKGASVEEAEEVCQETFIKVLRHWGNYDPEKGNETSWIITIAKNQFLDLVKKKNTVQNKEIDNSQSYLEAVATAKKKSEEEDEQLDLLRKEVEQLPELERKIIRFRFMQKCTIQETANSLGISVRTVNRKTYASLQVLRMKLQRADFAFEGD